In one Desulfoferula mesophila genomic region, the following are encoded:
- a CDS encoding pyridoxamine 5'-phosphate oxidase family protein — protein sequence MEEFVHLNLNPPGQQAQELEQHLRDMAASQLFAVLSTVGGKQPYASLVAFAASTDLARIYFSTSRTTRKFNNLQGNPRAAILMDNRSNQATDLRLAAAATAVGKVEAIGPDKEAVFRQVFLAKQPHMGEFLEASNTAHLCLNVDAYYVVSRFQSVFEFRVVP from the coding sequence CCTGGCCAGCAAGCCCAGGAGCTAGAACAGCATTTGCGGGATATGGCGGCAAGCCAGCTTTTTGCGGTTCTGTCCACTGTGGGGGGGAAGCAGCCCTACGCTAGCCTTGTGGCTTTTGCGGCTTCAACGGACCTTGCACGCATTTACTTCTCCACCAGCCGTACCACTCGCAAGTTTAATAACCTGCAGGGAAACCCCAGAGCGGCGATTTTGATGGACAACCGCAGCAACCAAGCAACAGATCTTCGCCTGGCGGCTGCGGCCACTGCCGTGGGCAAAGTAGAGGCGATAGGGCCTGACAAAGAGGCGGTATTTAGGCAGGTCTTTTTGGCCAAGCAACCTCACATGGGTGAATTCCTTGAAGCCTCAAATACCGCTCATCTGTGTCTCAACGTCGATGCCTATTATGTGGTTAGCCGGTTTCAGAGTGTATTCGAGTTCAGGGTCGTACCATGA